A region from the Mycoplasmopsis phocirhinis genome encodes:
- the infC gene encoding translation initiation factor IF-3: MINSNIPFAKVFLIGPDGEKIGVKPTKEAIQIAREYSMDLVLISVEPKPIARILDYGKFKYDRKKKQKAAKEKQTIIQNRQIRLTVMIGEHDLQVKARKAREFLLNGDRLKVSLKYRGREMARPELGHDTINRFFALLDDIADVAKEAALVNNRFLDMYLQPNKIKVAKYKKENNIVDKITTQHEDNSKSSLDEQE, translated from the coding sequence ATGATTAATTCAAATATTCCATTTGCCAAAGTTTTTTTAATTGGACCTGACGGCGAAAAAATTGGTGTAAAACCAACCAAAGAGGCAATTCAAATTGCCCGTGAATATAGTATGGATTTAGTTCTAATTAGTGTTGAACCTAAACCTATTGCTCGTATTTTAGATTATGGAAAATTTAAATATGATCGTAAGAAAAAACAAAAAGCTGCCAAGGAAAAGCAAACTATTATTCAAAATCGTCAAATTCGTTTAACTGTAATGATTGGCGAACACGATTTACAAGTTAAGGCTCGTAAAGCAAGAGAATTCTTATTAAATGGCGACCGCTTAAAAGTTAGTTTAAAATACCGTGGTCGTGAAATGGCACGTCCCGAATTAGGTCATGATACAATTAATCGCTTTTTTGCTTTATTAGATGATATAGCTGATGTTGCTAAAGAAGCAGCGCTTGTGAATAATAGATTTCTTGATATGTATTTACAACCAAATAAAATTAAAGTTGCTAAATATAAAAAAGAAAACAATATAGTAGATAAAATTACT